The Acidimicrobiia bacterium DNA window GCAGTGTAAGGACGACCGCGGTCCACGCGCCAGGGACGTTTTTCCCCCTCCGTCGTGACGCACCTGACACTTGTGAGACGACGAGCGCGAACGTGCGCGCGACGAGCGTTCGGTTGCGTGTCAGTACGGCCAGGACCACTCCGCGATCTCGGGCATGTCCTCGCCGTAGGTGCGCGTCCACTGCCGCGCGCGCACGCGCGCGTCGAGCATGTCCTGACGCAGCCGCGCGGCGCGTTGGCCGAGTCCCGGGACGCGGTCGACGACGTCCATGACGATCCGGAACCGGTCGAGATCGTTGAGGAGGACCATGTCGAACGGCGTGGTCGTCGTCCCCTCGTCCTTGTAGCCGCGGACGTGGAGGTTGTCGTGGCCCGCCCGCCGGTACGTCAGGCGGTGGATGATCCACGGGTAGCCGTGGTAGGCGAAGATCACGGGCTTGTCGGTCGTGAACACCGTGTCGTACTCGCGCTCGGACATCCCGTGCGGGTGCTCGGTCTCGGGCGCGAGGCGCATGAGATCGACGACGTTGACCACGCGCACCTTCACGTCCGGGAGGTGGCGACGCAGCAGGTCGGTCGCGGCCATCACCTCGAGCGTCGGGACGTCCCCGGCCGCGGCGAGGACGACGTCGGGGTCGCCGTCGGTGTCGTTGCTCGCGAACTCCCAGATGCCGACGCCACGCGTGCAGTGCAGGATCGCTTCCTCGATGCTCAGCCAGTCGAGCGACGGGTACTTCTGCGCGACGACGACGTTGACGTAGTCACGGCTGCGCAGACAGTGGTCGGCGATGGACAGCAGGCAGTTCGTGTCGGGCGCGAGGTAGACGCGCACGACCTCGGGCTTCTTGTTCGCGACGAGGTCGATGAACCCCGGGTCCTGGTGCGTGAACCCGTTGTGGTCCTGGCGCCACACGTGGGACGTCAGGAGGTAGTTCAGCGACGCGATCGGCCGCCGCCAGCTCAAGGTGCGGCACACCTGCAGCCACTTCGCGTGCTGGTTGAACATCGAGTCGACGATGTGGGTGAACGCCTCGTAGCACGAGAACAGGCCGTGGCGTCCGGTGAGCAGGTACCCCTCGAGCCATCCCTGGCACGTGTGCTCGCTGAGGATCTCCATCACGCGACCGTCGGGCGCGAGGTGCTCGTCGACGGGCAGGACCTCGGCCATCCACGTCTTGCCCGTCGCGTCGTACACGGCGTCGAGGCGGTTCGACGCCGTCTCGTCGGGACCGAACAGGCGGAAGTTGCGGTACGGCGCGTTGCGCGCGAACACGTCGCGCAAGAAGCACCCGAGGACGCGCGTGGGCTCCGAACGGGTCGTCCCCGGCTTCGACACGTCGACGGCGTAGTCGCGGAAGTCCGGGAGCGCGAGGTCGCGCAGCAGCAGGCCGCCGTTCGCGTGCGGGTTGTCGCACATCCGCCGCCGGCCGCGCGGCAGCCAGTCGACGATGTCGGCGCGCGGCCGGCCGTCGTCCTCGAAGAGCTCCTCGGGCCGGTAGCTGCGCATCCACTCCTCGAGGAGCGCGAGGTGCTCGGGGCGCGTGCGGACCTCGGCGAGCGGCACCTGGTGGGATCGCCACGTGCCCTCGACGGGCTCGCCGTCGACGACCTTCGGACCGGTCCACCCCTTCGGCGTGCGCAGCACGACCATCGGCCAGCGCGCCCGCGACGCGTCGCCACCGTTGCGCGCCCGTGACTGGATGTCGCGGATCTCGTCGACGACGTGGTCCAGCGTGGCCGCGAGCTGCTGGTGCACACGCGCGGGCTCGTCGCCCTCGACGAGGTAGGGCGTCCACCCGTATCCCTGCAGCAGTGCGGTCAGCTCGTCGTCGGTGATGCGGGCGAGGACGGTCGGGTTCGCGATCTTCCAGCCGTTGAGGTGGAGGATCGGCAGCACCGCGCCGTCCGTGACGGGGTCGAGGAACTTGTTCGCGTGCCACGAGGTCGCGAGCGGTCCGGTCTCGGCCTCGCCGTCGCCGACGACGCACGCGACGATCAGGTCGGGGTTGTCGAAGGCCGCGCCGAACGCGTGCGACAGCGAGTACCCGAGCTCGCCGCCCTCGTGGATCGAGCCCGGGGTCTCGGGCGCGACGTGGCTGGGGATGCCGCCCGGGAACGAGAACTGGCGGAACAGCTGCGCCATCCCCGGCTCGTCGCGGGTGATCGCGGTGTAGATCTCGCTGTAGGTGCCCTCGAGCCAGCAGTTCGCGACGATCGCCGGCCCACCGTGCCCGGGCCCGATCACGTACATCACGTCGAGGTCGCGGCGCACGATCTCGCGGTCGAGGTGGGCGTACAGCAGGTTGAGGCCCGGCGTCGTGCCCCAGTGGCCGAGCAGGCGGGGCTTGATGTGGGCCGGCTCGAGCGGCGTGCGCAGCAACGGGTTCGCGAGCAGGTAGATCTGCCCGACGGACAGGTAGTTCGCCGCCCGCCAGTAGGCGTCGATGCGGGCCAGCTCGTCGGGTGCGAGCGGTGACTCCTCGATGGACCTCACGACCGCCCAGTCTTCCCCCATCGCTCAGGTCGTGACGCCGCGAGCCGATCGGTACCGGACAGGCCGGACGCGGGGCAGATGTGAACGCGCAGCTCGACGCCGACTTCTGGAAGCGCCACATCGATCTCGGCCTCGTGCTGTACGGCGTGTCGATCGCGTGCAGCCTGGCGTACCTGGTCGTCGTGCCCGGGCCGAGCCGGCACATCCTGTACGGCATGGCGGGCGTGGCGCTCGCCTCGGTGCTCGTCGTCGTCGCCCTGCCCCGTGACGCGATCGTCGCGTCGCCGCGGCGACTCGTCTTCTTCTACACGTGGACGGTCTTCAGCATCGCGTTCGTCCTCGCGGTCACCGCCCTCGACGGTGGCGCGCGGAGTCCGCTCGCGCTCCTGCTGCTGTTCGCGGTCGTGTACTGCGCGCTCGCATACCCGCCCTACGCGGTGGTGTGCGCGACCGCGCTCGCAACGATCGGCTATCTCGTCGTCGCGGTGCTCGAAGGTCACACCGAGCCCGGCCGCCCGCTGATGATGGTCGTCGTGCTGACGGGTGTCGGGGCGGTCTCCGCGGCGGCGGCCGCCGCACGCGAGCGCGTCCGGCGCACGCTGGACCGGCTCGCGACGTACGACGGCCTCACCGGCTGCCTGACCCATCGCGCCTTCCACGACCGCGTGACCGTCGAGGTGGCACGGGCCGTGCGGCACGGCCACGTCGTCGCGCTCGTGATCGTGGACCTCGACCACTTCAAGGCCGTGAACGACGCCAACGGCCACCTCGCCGGAGACGAGATGCTGCGCCGGGTCGGCGAGGTGCTCGGGCGCGAGCTGCGGGGCAGCGACGCGGTCGGGCGCGTCGGCGGTGACGAGTTCGCGCTCCTGCTGCCCGAGACCGACGCCCGCGGCGCGGTCGCGCTGGCGCAGCAGCGTCTCGCCGACCTCGCCGCGGACGGCATCGGCGCGACGTTCGGCGTCGCGCAGAGCTGCGGCCGGTCGACGTGCCCGACGACGGGCGGTCCGTCGGCGGCCGACGACACGCGCCTGCTGGTCGCGGCCGCGGACCGCGCGCTCTACGAGGCCAAACGCGCAGGACGTGGCCGCGTCCTCGCGGCGTCGTGCGCGTGCGAGGCGACCGTCGCGACGGCGTGACGCGTCCCGGGTCCCCGGGAGCTACGCCGTCTGATGACGGGCGAGCGGGCGCCGGATGGGCAGATCGACCAGCTGGCGCGACACGGGCGCGCGGTTCACGACCACACCCACGACGTTCGCGCCCGCGCGCCGCAGCGACTCGATGCTCGCGAGCACGGCGCGCTTGCGACTCGTCTTCATGTCGAGCACGAACAGCGCGGCGTCGCACTGCGACGCGATCGTCAGCGTGTCGGCCAGCGCCTCCGCCGGTGGCGTGTCCACGACGACGAGGCGCATCGTGCGCAGGTCGTCGAGCACCTGACGGAAGGCGCGCGCGCCGAGCAGGCCCGACGGGTCACCGACCGCCACGCCGCTGGGGAGCACACGCAGCGAGCTGCCACCGGGTGCGCGGCGGAGCGCGCTCGCGATGTCCGCGCCTTCGAGCACGGCGACGAGGCCGGGCGCGCGCTCGATGCCGAGACGCTCGTGCACCGCCGGACGGCGGAGGTCGGCGTCGACGAGCACGACCCGGTCGTCGAGCGACGCCATCGCCTCGGCGAGGTGCACGGCGACGAACGTCTTCCCGGCGTCGGGGCTCGCGCTGACGATCGCGACCGTGCGCGGCCGTCCCGCGCCCTCGAGGAACATGAGGTTCGTCCGCAGCACGCGGAATGCCTCGAGCGTCGCGGCGTCCGAACCCCTCGGGATGCGCGCGAGCACAGGCAGACCGAGGTCGCGCGTCACGGTCTCCTCGTCCGTGCCCGAGAACCGGTCGCGGCGCGTGTCGCGCACCACGAACAGCTCGGACGCGAGGAGGAACGCGAGCACGAAGGCGAACAGCGCGTCACGC harbors:
- a CDS encoding phosphoketolase family protein; translation: MGEDWAVVRSIEESPLAPDELARIDAYWRAANYLSVGQIYLLANPLLRTPLEPAHIKPRLLGHWGTTPGLNLLYAHLDREIVRRDLDVMYVIGPGHGGPAIVANCWLEGTYSEIYTAITRDEPGMAQLFRQFSFPGGIPSHVAPETPGSIHEGGELGYSLSHAFGAAFDNPDLIVACVVGDGEAETGPLATSWHANKFLDPVTDGAVLPILHLNGWKIANPTVLARITDDELTALLQGYGWTPYLVEGDEPARVHQQLAATLDHVVDEIRDIQSRARNGGDASRARWPMVVLRTPKGWTGPKVVDGEPVEGTWRSHQVPLAEVRTRPEHLALLEEWMRSYRPEELFEDDGRPRADIVDWLPRGRRRMCDNPHANGGLLLRDLALPDFRDYAVDVSKPGTTRSEPTRVLGCFLRDVFARNAPYRNFRLFGPDETASNRLDAVYDATGKTWMAEVLPVDEHLAPDGRVMEILSEHTCQGWLEGYLLTGRHGLFSCYEAFTHIVDSMFNQHAKWLQVCRTLSWRRPIASLNYLLTSHVWRQDHNGFTHQDPGFIDLVANKKPEVVRVYLAPDTNCLLSIADHCLRSRDYVNVVVAQKYPSLDWLSIEEAILHCTRGVGIWEFASNDTDGDPDVVLAAAGDVPTLEVMAATDLLRRHLPDVKVRVVNVVDLMRLAPETEHPHGMSEREYDTVFTTDKPVIFAYHGYPWIIHRLTYRRAGHDNLHVRGYKDEGTTTTPFDMVLLNDLDRFRIVMDVVDRVPGLGQRAARLRQDMLDARVRARQWTRTYGEDMPEIAEWSWPY
- a CDS encoding GGDEF domain-containing protein; amino-acid sequence: MNAQLDADFWKRHIDLGLVLYGVSIACSLAYLVVVPGPSRHILYGMAGVALASVLVVVALPRDAIVASPRRLVFFYTWTVFSIAFVLAVTALDGGARSPLALLLLFAVVYCALAYPPYAVVCATALATIGYLVVAVLEGHTEPGRPLMMVVVLTGVGAVSAAAAAARERVRRTLDRLATYDGLTGCLTHRAFHDRVTVEVARAVRHGHVVALVIVDLDHFKAVNDANGHLAGDEMLRRVGEVLGRELRGSDAVGRVGGDEFALLLPETDARGAVALAQQRLADLAADGIGATFGVAQSCGRSTCPTTGGPSAADDTRLLVAAADRALYEAKRAGRGRVLAASCACEATVATA
- a CDS encoding CpsD/CapB family tyrosine-protein kinase, producing MDVAQHFRTILENWWKALIVAIAAAVVTYFVRVGRPAQYGAASLVRVDAASIANVADPTALDTVTTTYAQLAGSDDVLSDAIRRSNLRIDLAAAKKRIHIVAGLGLGVMLITGTGPSPRDAGALVQGETNALVAAVRAQQAGTVQSDLASVDSDIARLTRQLAALSPGDPARRRLTSQLDAAVASRAGRTSLASDAMEVLTPAIAGPQRVSPKPARDALFAFVLAFLLASELFVVRDTRRDRFSGTDEETVTRDLGLPVLARIPRGSDAATLEAFRVLRTNLMFLEGAGRPRTVAIVSASPDAGKTFVAVHLAEAMASLDDRVVLVDADLRRPAVHERLGIERAPGLVAVLEGADIASALRRAPGGSSLRVLPSGVAVGDPSGLLGARAFRQVLDDLRTMRLVVVDTPPAEALADTLTIASQCDAALFVLDMKTSRKRAVLASIESLRRAGANVVGVVVNRAPVSRQLVDLPIRRPLARHQTA